A window of Candidatus Bathyarchaeota archaeon contains these coding sequences:
- a CDS encoding 30S ribosomal protein S11 → MSTTSKRNEKWGIVHIFSSYNNTMIHITDISGAETIARTSGGMFVKADRMESSPYAAMRASTAAAEIARDKGVSAIHIKVRAPGGSGPRTPGPGAQAAIRALARFGFRIERIEEVTPIPHDGTRRPGGRRGRRV, encoded by the coding sequence CTGAGCACCACAAGTAAACGAAACGAGAAATGGGGCATAGTCCACATTTTCAGCTCCTACAACAACACTATGATTCACATAACCGACATATCCGGTGCAGAAACCATCGCAAGAACCAGCGGCGGAATGTTCGTCAAAGCAGACCGCATGGAATCATCACCCTACGCGGCAATGCGCGCATCCACAGCAGCAGCAGAAATAGCCCGAGACAAAGGCGTATCCGCAATCCACATCAAAGTCCGCGCTCCAGGCGGCAGTGGTCCAAGAACTCCTGGTCCAGGTGCACAGGCAGCCATTAGGGCACTGGCAAGGTTTGGTTTCCGTATTGAACGCATTGAGGAAGTCACACCGATTCCACATGACGGTACAAGACGACCTGGCGGTAGAAGAGGAAGAAGAGTTTAA
- a CDS encoding RlmE family RNA methyltransferase, translated as MPKAWIQSRKNEFYYKKAKAENYRSRSTYKLVQANEKYNFIVRGDIVVDLGAAPGGWIQAARKMTTKTGFVLGVDLKPIEPFPQEYIRTIIADLTEPGIAEHILSFLPRNPDVVLSDAAPNVTGIWEMDHACQIDLATKAFEIAQKILKPNGNFFVKVFEGALLNEYIQTLKLNFEEIKLVKPKASRSQSSEMYILATGLKTSKPPVEE; from the coding sequence ATGCCGAAAGCTTGGATTCAGAGTAGAAAAAACGAGTTTTATTATAAAAAAGCTAAAGCGGAAAATTACCGTTCCCGTTCCACCTACAAGCTGGTTCAGGCAAACGAGAAATACAATTTTATCGTACGAGGTGACATTGTTGTTGACCTTGGAGCTGCCCCTGGCGGCTGGATTCAGGCAGCAAGAAAAATGACAACCAAAACAGGCTTTGTTTTAGGTGTTGACTTAAAACCTATCGAGCCTTTCCCACAAGAGTACATCCGCACAATCATTGCCGATTTAACTGAACCCGGCATAGCTGAGCATATTCTTTCCTTTTTGCCTCGGAATCCTGATGTGGTACTCTCTGATGCCGCGCCAAACGTGACAGGCATTTGGGAAATGGACCATGCATGCCAAATTGATTTAGCAACTAAAGCTTTTGAAATTGCCCAAAAAATCCTAAAACCAAACGGCAACTTTTTTGTTAAAGTCTTCGAAGGTGCCTTACTAAACGAGTATATCCAAACGCTCAAACTGAATTTTGAGGAGATTAAACTGGTTAAACCCAAAGCCAGCCGCAGCCAGAGTTCAGAAATGTACATTTTAGCCACAGGACTAAAAACCTCAAAGCCCCCTGTGGAAGAGTAA
- a CDS encoding transcriptional regulator: MPKRNDLEQKALHYVVGTGYQGVLQSDLWRELGASSREGSRVSIKLEEKGLIRREKELQEGRWTYRLYPKRLPASIETISDCPCLLCPDNARCDPTTTISPKNCTRLTEWILNLGNEKPAETMETDEVSEDEEVSSELDEQEETVDAESLDSE, translated from the coding sequence ATGCCTAAACGTAATGACCTTGAACAGAAAGCACTCCACTACGTCGTTGGAACTGGTTATCAAGGTGTACTTCAATCTGACCTTTGGCGCGAACTCGGTGCAAGCAGCCGAGAAGGCTCACGTGTATCAATTAAACTTGAAGAAAAAGGCTTAATCCGTAGAGAAAAAGAACTCCAAGAAGGCAGATGGACCTACAGGCTCTACCCCAAACGTCTCCCAGCCTCAATCGAAACCATCAGCGACTGCCCCTGCCTACTATGCCCCGACAATGCACGATGCGACCCCACAACCACGATTTCACCTAAAAACTGCACCCGACTAACCGAGTGGATATTGAATCTGGGAAACGAGAAGCCCGCTGAAACTATGGAAACTGATGAAGTCTCCGAGGATGAAGAGGTTTCAAGCGAGCTTGATGAGCAAGAGGAAACTGTTGATGCCGAAAGCTTGGATTCAGAGTAG
- a CDS encoding DNA-directed RNA polymerase subunit D: MKIEVLEKNDMNLRIIVKDAEVPLMNALRRIALAEVPCMAIDEVVMIENSSILQDEIIAHRLGLTPLKTSLETYNLPEECSCQNEFGCSQCRVTLTLDAEAKDGTRTVYSGELVSENPEIIPVSDKIPIVKLAKGQKLKLEAYARLGRGKIHAKWQPVSMCTYKYYPKITTPEQECSDCQKCVDICPKKVLEMKGNKVDVRDLLACTLCMDCVEACPQKPSPLKIEWEKNQFIMNIESSGVLPPERILSEATKILGKQLAEFMELVKVEEKQ; encoded by the coding sequence GTGAAAATTGAAGTCCTTGAAAAAAATGATATGAACCTGCGTATAATAGTAAAAGACGCAGAAGTACCACTTATGAACGCATTGCGGCGCATAGCACTTGCTGAAGTTCCATGCATGGCAATTGACGAGGTTGTCATGATAGAAAACTCCTCCATTTTGCAGGACGAAATCATCGCCCACCGATTAGGACTTACACCACTAAAAACCAGCTTGGAAACTTACAATCTGCCTGAAGAATGCAGTTGCCAAAACGAGTTCGGCTGTTCCCAATGCAGAGTAACCCTCACCTTGGATGCAGAAGCCAAAGACGGAACACGCACCGTTTACAGCGGCGAATTGGTTTCAGAAAACCCTGAAATCATACCTGTTTCTGACAAAATCCCAATTGTTAAACTGGCTAAAGGACAGAAACTAAAGCTTGAAGCCTACGCAAGACTTGGCAGAGGTAAAATCCACGCTAAATGGCAGCCTGTGTCAATGTGCACATACAAGTACTACCCAAAAATCACCACTCCAGAGCAAGAGTGCAGTGACTGCCAAAAATGTGTTGACATCTGCCCCAAGAAAGTATTAGAAATGAAAGGTAACAAAGTTGACGTGCGAGATTTGCTTGCTTGCACTTTATGCATGGACTGTGTTGAAGCATGCCCACAAAAGCCTTCTCCACTCAAAATAGAGTGGGAAAAGAACCAGTTCATAATGAACATCGAATCATCTGGCGTGCTTCCTCCAGAGAGAATCCTAAGTGAAGCAACAAAAATCCTTGGCAAGCAACTTGCTGAATTTATGGAACTAGTAAAGGTTGAAGAAAAGCAATGA
- the cgi121 gene encoding KEOPS complex subunit Cgi121, whose protein sequence is MQHTFEKYGKYAEITGFRGVSFTVAEQFLKENRKQNGQTVIQFFNADLIATNQHLKFAVINAVEAFKGKTNISKNLAVEIMLYASMQRQIQRAIEKIGASEDSKNVAVVVLGESQEKTALALKEIVEYFGVQPDESVLELTSKKEAHILQAFRITDKEIQATSQNDSAEAVVNLIIEREALLATQF, encoded by the coding sequence ATGCAGCACACGTTTGAAAAATATGGCAAATACGCGGAAATCACGGGGTTTAGAGGTGTAAGCTTTACGGTTGCAGAGCAGTTTCTTAAAGAGAATCGTAAACAAAATGGTCAAACCGTAATTCAGTTTTTTAACGCTGACCTAATTGCCACAAACCAGCACCTAAAATTTGCAGTCATAAACGCAGTTGAAGCATTCAAAGGAAAAACTAACATTTCCAAAAATCTCGCTGTAGAAATCATGCTCTACGCATCTATGCAAAGGCAGATTCAGAGGGCTATCGAAAAGATTGGTGCCAGCGAGGATTCCAAAAACGTTGCCGTTGTCGTTTTAGGTGAAAGCCAAGAGAAGACTGCTTTGGCGCTTAAGGAAATCGTGGAGTATTTTGGAGTTCAGCCTGATGAGTCAGTTTTGGAATTAACCTCTAAGAAAGAGGCGCATATACTGCAGGCTTTTCGGATAACTGATAAGGAAATCCAAGCCACCAGCCAAAATGACAGCGCAGAGGCAGTAGTTAATTTGATTATTGAGCGGGAAGCGTTGTTGGCAACTCAGTTTTGA
- a CDS encoding DUF4152 family protein, which produces MKIISADSAAAILDEQFEPKFLVASAAVLVEPPYREPSSRIAEPIFREVDTGFDVIVHEAELCRSLLDQKPADVVHLDMTLGGVSIEELSPVELVNLRASRTGRKNILKILPRLRSVAGEIKRVHGIDMLAIGKESVAVRVAELTAGSEAILFAVQRALDMGETVLLGLPTLCQPRFSSGRVDLCSLIAAEHDLRGFALDCGGILGKVKLLETLNPCARGFRAIKIVPTC; this is translated from the coding sequence TTGAAAATTATTTCAGCAGATTCCGCCGCTGCAATCCTTGATGAGCAGTTTGAGCCAAAATTTCTTGTTGCCTCAGCCGCGGTACTGGTTGAACCACCCTACCGTGAACCCAGCAGTCGAATAGCTGAACCCATATTTCGTGAAGTTGACACTGGCTTTGATGTCATTGTACATGAGGCAGAACTTTGCCGAAGCCTGCTTGACCAGAAACCCGCGGATGTGGTGCATTTAGACATGACTCTTGGCGGTGTTTCTATTGAGGAGCTTTCGCCTGTGGAGTTGGTGAATCTTAGGGCTTCTCGGACTGGCAGAAAAAATATCCTAAAAATTCTGCCTCGACTTCGTAGTGTTGCTGGTGAAATCAAACGTGTCCACGGTATCGATATGCTTGCGATTGGTAAAGAAAGTGTTGCTGTGCGGGTTGCGGAGTTGACGGCGGGCAGTGAGGCTATTTTGTTTGCGGTGCAGAGAGCCTTGGATATGGGTGAAACGGTTTTGTTGGGGTTGCCTACGCTTTGTCAGCCCAGATTTTCCAGTGGCAGAGTAGATTTGTGCTCGCTTATCGCGGCGGAGCATGATTTGCGGGGGTTTGCGCTGGATTGTGGGGGGATTCTGGGAAAGGTTAAATTGCTGGAAACGTTAAATCCGTGTGCACGAGGGTTCCGTGCCATTAAAATAGTGCCAACCTGTTGA
- a CDS encoding 50S ribosomal protein L18e, giving the protein MRQTETTNPELVQLIKQLKKEGREQEAGIWLDVAEYLSKSRSQRVAVNLSGLNRNTKRAEVVVVPGKLLGSGSIDHSVTVASFGISEKAKAKLEVAKAKYLSIPELMAKNPKGSNVKIIR; this is encoded by the coding sequence ATGAGACAAACAGAAACCACAAACCCTGAATTAGTGCAATTAATTAAACAATTAAAGAAAGAGGGACGCGAGCAAGAAGCAGGCATCTGGCTGGACGTAGCAGAATACCTCTCTAAGTCACGTAGCCAACGCGTCGCAGTAAACCTCAGTGGTCTAAACCGCAACACTAAACGTGCAGAAGTAGTTGTTGTTCCAGGCAAACTCTTGGGTTCAGGTAGCATAGACCATTCAGTAACAGTTGCTTCATTTGGCATTTCTGAGAAAGCTAAGGCAAAACTTGAAGTTGCTAAAGCAAAATACTTATCAATTCCAGAGCTAATGGCTAAGAATCCTAAAGGCTCAAATGTAAAAATTATCCGGTGA
- a CDS encoding DNA-directed RNA polymerase subunit N, protein MIIPVRCFTCGKLVGDQWEEFARRIKTGENAGDVLDSLGIKRYCCRRMLLANVEIVDEVLRFYEEAEKRKEAHNFY, encoded by the coding sequence GTGATTATTCCTGTAAGATGTTTCACTTGCGGCAAACTGGTCGGCGACCAATGGGAAGAGTTCGCAAGAAGAATCAAAACAGGCGAAAACGCAGGCGACGTACTTGACAGCTTAGGAATCAAACGGTACTGTTGCAGACGCATGCTGCTTGCCAACGTTGAAATCGTGGATGAGGTTCTACGGTTCTACGAGGAAGCAGAAAAACGCAAAGAAGCCCACAACTTCTACTAA
- a CDS encoding XTP/dITP diphosphatase — MKGKVVFFVSGNVHKFQEVHSLLAPLGVTVGWLKMKGAEIQDDSIAEITKASAKEAFSRCHLPLIVEDAGLFIDTLEGFPGPYSAYVYKTLHNHGILKLMIEEKNRTATFRSAIAYCETDNPEPMVFMGESKGQITTSERKEAGKSGFGFDPIFQPKSSEKSFAEMTIKEKNGFSHRASSVRKFGEWYKTQTT; from the coding sequence TTGAAGGGTAAAGTGGTCTTTTTTGTTTCGGGCAACGTTCACAAATTTCAAGAAGTCCACAGTCTGCTTGCCCCGTTAGGCGTAACAGTTGGCTGGCTTAAAATGAAAGGTGCCGAAATCCAAGATGATAGCATTGCAGAAATCACCAAAGCCAGTGCAAAAGAAGCCTTCAGCCGATGCCATCTGCCCCTCATCGTGGAAGACGCAGGACTCTTCATTGACACACTTGAAGGTTTCCCAGGTCCATATTCCGCCTACGTCTACAAAACCCTGCACAACCACGGCATCCTCAAACTTATGATTGAAGAAAAAAACCGCACGGCAACCTTCCGCTCAGCCATAGCCTACTGTGAAACTGACAACCCAGAACCCATGGTTTTTATGGGCGAATCCAAAGGACAAATCACCACAAGCGAGCGGAAAGAAGCAGGTAAGTCAGGATTTGGTTTTGATCCCATTTTCCAACCTAAAAGCAGCGAGAAATCGTTTGCGGAAATGACCATTAAGGAGAAAAATGGTTTTTCTCATCGGGCATCTTCGGTGCGTAAGTTTGGCGAATGGTACAAAACCCAAACAACCTAA
- a CDS encoding 30S ribosomal protein S9, which produces MPAKKVLVVSGKRKTASARAVVKQGNGKVRVNLTPVEIYSPDIAKAKIMEPLLQAGSDVWHQVDMDISVSGGGYMGQAEAARMAVANALLKWTKSSHLRTVFSEYDRTMIVGDSRAKETKKFGGPGARTKEQKSYR; this is translated from the coding sequence ATGCCAGCAAAAAAAGTTTTAGTCGTTAGCGGAAAACGAAAAACCGCCAGCGCCCGCGCAGTCGTAAAGCAGGGCAACGGAAAAGTCAGAGTCAATCTGACACCAGTAGAAATCTACAGCCCAGACATCGCAAAAGCCAAAATCATGGAGCCACTGCTACAAGCAGGTTCTGATGTTTGGCATCAAGTAGACATGGACATCTCCGTTTCAGGCGGAGGATACATGGGACAAGCCGAAGCAGCAAGAATGGCAGTAGCCAACGCTCTTCTGAAATGGACCAAAAGCTCTCACCTACGCACAGTTTTCAGCGAATACGACCGTACAATGATTGTCGGAGACAGCCGAGCCAAAGAAACAAAGAAGTTCGGTGGACCAGGCGCAAGAACCAAGGAGCAAAAGAGCTACAGGTAA
- a CDS encoding KEOPS complex kinase/ATPase Bud32: MDTVKLFKKGAEASLYRAELEGKEVIIKTRIPKRYRPAELDRQIRTYRTVHEPQMIHDAKTAGIPTPLIYLVNVPEASIIMEYIEGKQVKQVLNILPKAERKALCTRIGELIGKLHQNNLIHGDLTTSNMILTPEGKIFFVDFGLGEKNVEVEAKGVDLHLLKRALQSTHFLCWEECLEGVFCGYSMVLGEQAEKVYLKIKEIERRGRYVEERKQ, encoded by the coding sequence ATGGATACAGTAAAGCTGTTTAAGAAAGGCGCAGAAGCCAGCCTATACCGAGCCGAACTGGAAGGCAAAGAAGTCATAATCAAAACCCGCATTCCCAAACGTTACCGCCCAGCCGAACTTGACAGGCAGATTCGCACATACCGCACAGTACATGAACCACAAATGATACATGACGCAAAAACCGCAGGCATACCCACACCACTGATTTACTTGGTAAACGTTCCCGAAGCCTCAATCATCATGGAATACATAGAAGGCAAACAAGTCAAACAAGTCCTAAACATCCTCCCCAAAGCCGAACGCAAGGCGCTTTGCACTCGAATCGGCGAATTAATCGGCAAACTACACCAAAACAACCTAATCCACGGCGACCTAACCACCTCCAACATGATTCTGACTCCTGAGGGCAAAATTTTCTTTGTAGACTTTGGGCTTGGCGAAAAAAACGTTGAGGTCGAAGCCAAGGGCGTAGATTTACACTTGCTTAAGCGCGCACTTCAAAGCACCCATTTTCTGTGTTGGGAAGAATGCTTAGAGGGGGTTTTCTGTGGTTACTCGATGGTTTTAGGCGAGCAAGCGGAAAAGGTTTATTTGAAAATTAAAGAGATTGAACGGCGTGGACGTTATGTTGAAGAACGAAAGCAGTGA
- the kae1 gene encoding KEOPS complex N(6)-L-threonylcarbamoyladenine synthase Kae1, which translates to MNKKLKNMTKTPQYCLGIESTADDFGAGIANFQGDILANAKDSYVPTEGGIHPREAARHHAEVADQVLKDAFSDAGIKPSDLAVVAFSMGPGLGPCLRTGATVARALASYLNVPLVGINHSVAHIEIGKLQTGVTDPVTLYASGGNTMVTAYTSGRYRVFGETLDIALGNCLDVFAREAGLKNQKGLPLGAAVEKLALEGKKLVSLPYVVKGMDLSLSGLLTAATAQLQRGERIEDLCYSLQEHAFSMVTEVTERALAHTEKQEVLLTGGVAANKRLQDMLSVIAGEHEASFHVVPLKFATDNGAMVAWTGVLAYTHGLRTPVEESFVKLRWRVDRVDVPWIQ; encoded by the coding sequence ATGAACAAAAAGCTGAAAAACATGACCAAAACACCGCAGTACTGTTTAGGCATCGAATCCACCGCGGATGACTTCGGCGCTGGAATAGCCAATTTTCAGGGCGACATCTTAGCAAACGCCAAAGACAGCTACGTCCCCACGGAAGGCGGCATACATCCAAGAGAAGCCGCGCGTCACCACGCAGAAGTAGCCGACCAAGTCCTCAAAGATGCATTCTCTGATGCAGGCATCAAACCCTCGGATTTGGCGGTTGTGGCGTTTTCTATGGGTCCAGGCTTGGGACCATGTCTGCGAACAGGCGCAACTGTAGCCCGTGCTTTAGCATCTTATCTTAATGTTCCATTGGTCGGCATCAATCATTCTGTGGCGCACATAGAAATTGGAAAGCTTCAAACAGGCGTCACCGACCCCGTCACGCTGTATGCGTCAGGCGGAAACACTATGGTAACTGCTTACACTTCGGGGCGCTACAGAGTCTTTGGCGAAACCCTCGACATTGCACTGGGAAACTGCTTAGATGTTTTTGCGCGTGAAGCGGGATTGAAGAACCAGAAGGGACTACCGTTGGGCGCTGCGGTGGAGAAGTTGGCGTTGGAGGGCAAAAAGCTGGTTTCGCTGCCGTATGTGGTTAAGGGCATGGATTTGTCGCTTAGCGGATTGTTGACAGCGGCAACTGCGCAGTTACAGAGGGGGGAGCGGATTGAGGATTTATGTTACAGCCTGCAGGAGCATGCGTTTTCGATGGTTACCGAGGTTACTGAGCGGGCGCTGGCTCACACTGAGAAACAAGAGGTTTTGCTAACAGGCGGGGTTGCAGCAAACAAGCGACTGCAGGATATGCTCTCAGTTATTGCGGGGGAGCATGAGGCGTCTTTTCATGTTGTTCCCTTAAAGTTTGCTACTGATAATGGTGCGATGGTGGCGTGGACGGGCGTGTTGGCTTATACACATGGGTTACGGACGCCTGTTGAGGAGAGTTTTGTTAAGTTGCGATGGCGTGTGGATAGGGTGGATGTGCCATGGATACAGTAA
- a CDS encoding tetratricopeptide repeat protein, which yields MSIKEDPIKLHKDANALMENGKYEEARELFVKVAELYYKGQNYFGAAEMNYKAGECSLSLKEYEKGVELFTKSSEISFNKGFERYGISALESARECQKALGNTQEVEAITKKIDDFNKKQQEQDEESSFSVFS from the coding sequence ATGAGTATTAAAGAAGACCCAATTAAACTTCACAAAGACGCAAACGCCCTAATGGAAAACGGCAAATACGAAGAAGCACGCGAGCTTTTCGTAAAAGTTGCCGAACTCTACTATAAAGGTCAAAACTATTTTGGCGCTGCCGAAATGAACTATAAAGCAGGCGAATGCAGCCTATCTCTTAAAGAATATGAGAAGGGCGTTGAGCTTTTTACTAAATCCTCAGAAATCAGCTTTAACAAAGGTTTTGAACGCTACGGCATAAGCGCGCTTGAATCTGCACGGGAATGCCAAAAAGCCTTAGGGAATACTCAAGAAGTTGAAGCTATCACCAAAAAAATCGATGACTTCAACAAGAAACAGCAAGAACAAGACGAAGAAAGCAGTTTCTCAGTTTTCTCCTAA
- a CDS encoding phosphoribosyltransferase: protein MPNPQQYEVPTWNQTYEMLLCQTQKIRQTFQPDLIVAICRGGLVPARILSDLLENPNIATIQIKYYVGIAKTENIPELKQPVTGSVEGKKVLLVDDISDSGESLKLAKTHLIEQGAKEVKIATLYHKQTSITTPDYFEKQTNNWIVFPWDTKEAIREIIQTNQSSRAVKAEIGKLIKAGLPKHLTEKLLSDM from the coding sequence ATGCCCAACCCCCAGCAATACGAAGTCCCAACATGGAACCAAACCTACGAAATGCTCCTCTGCCAAACACAAAAAATCCGCCAAACCTTCCAACCTGACCTAATCGTGGCCATCTGCAGAGGCGGCTTAGTACCCGCAAGAATCCTCTCTGACCTCTTGGAAAACCCCAACATAGCCACAATCCAAATAAAATACTACGTTGGTATTGCCAAAACAGAAAACATCCCCGAACTAAAACAACCTGTAACCGGTAGTGTTGAGGGCAAGAAGGTGTTGCTTGTCGATGATATCTCAGATAGCGGGGAGAGCTTAAAACTTGCCAAAACCCACCTCATCGAGCAGGGAGCTAAAGAAGTAAAAATCGCCACACTATACCACAAACAAACCAGCATCACAACCCCCGATTACTTTGAAAAACAAACCAACAACTGGATAGTTTTTCCCTGGGACACTAAAGAAGCAATCCGAGAAATCATCCAAACAAACCAGAGCAGCCGCGCAGTCAAAGCAGAAATTGGCAAACTCATAAAGGCAGGCTTACCTAAACATCTCACAGAAAAACTGCTATCAGACATGTAA
- the rplM gene encoding 50S ribosomal protein L13, protein MQTLKPRKTVFVNAEGLIVGRMLSQVAKKLLSGEEVIILNAEKAVFSGKKKSKVAEAKEFLEVGAPERGPFHYRRPDRILKKTARGMLPFKQPKGKTAYKRLKVYMGVPLEFKDVNMITFDVAQASKLKGPHFTLSEMAKEIGWNEGA, encoded by the coding sequence ATGCAAACCCTAAAACCACGCAAAACAGTATTCGTTAACGCTGAAGGCTTAATAGTTGGCAGAATGCTCAGCCAAGTAGCCAAAAAACTGCTAAGCGGCGAAGAAGTCATCATACTTAACGCTGAAAAAGCCGTTTTCTCAGGCAAGAAAAAGAGCAAAGTTGCCGAAGCTAAAGAATTTCTTGAAGTCGGCGCTCCAGAGCGTGGACCATTCCATTACCGAAGACCAGACCGTATTCTCAAAAAAACCGCCCGTGGAATGTTGCCTTTTAAGCAGCCTAAAGGAAAAACTGCCTACAAACGCCTAAAGGTTTACATGGGTGTGCCACTGGAATTCAAAGACGTTAACATGATAACCTTTGATGTTGCACAAGCTTCAAAACTTAAGGGTCCCCATTTCACCCTGTCAGAGATGGCAAAAGAAATAGGATGGAACGAAGGTGCATAA
- a CDS encoding stage II sporulation protein M yields MNLIPKFWMTASSKRKRIYSIMFMFILSLLVTIAGTFVQISQEEAQAINDQLDEIRASDTLALDIFVNNVVICLLMFIPVVGTAAGLFVLFSTGIAISAQASMLGYPPLVVLLALMITPIFWIEFAAYSTGLTEGIWLFRRLWQRRWGELKWYGVMIGICVALLVLGAIVEAVMIQMV; encoded by the coding sequence ATGAATTTAATTCCAAAGTTTTGGATGACTGCATCATCAAAACGTAAGCGCATCTACTCAATCATGTTTATGTTCATATTATCTTTGCTGGTAACTATAGCTGGAACTTTTGTTCAAATAAGCCAAGAAGAAGCACAAGCCATAAACGACCAGCTTGATGAAATACGCGCTAGTGATACTTTGGCGTTGGACATTTTCGTTAACAACGTCGTTATTTGCTTGTTAATGTTTATTCCCGTGGTTGGTACGGCGGCAGGGCTTTTTGTGTTGTTTAGCACTGGCATAGCCATCAGCGCGCAGGCAAGTATGTTAGGGTATCCGCCACTTGTGGTTTTGTTAGCTTTAATGATAACGCCGATATTTTGGATTGAATTTGCCGCCTACTCAACAGGCTTAACTGAGGGTATCTGGCTTTTCCGTAGACTTTGGCAGCGGCGTTGGGGCGAATTAAAATGGTACGGTGTTATGATTGGAATCTGCGTGGCTTTGCTTGTGTTAGGTGCCATTGTGGAAGCTGTAATGATTCAAATGGTATAA